In Streptomyces sclerotialus, one genomic interval encodes:
- a CDS encoding acetyl-CoA C-acetyltransferase, which yields MSDPTEIVLCEPLRTPIGKFGGALAGQRPAALAALLITEIVRRTGVAPEKVDEVILGHAWPTSDAPAIGRVAALDAGLPDTVTGVQVDRRCGSGLQAVLDAAMQIKAGFSDVVIAGGVDVMSAAPYYTHEGRWGIKGPNLTLHDSLTRGRVTAGGAHHPIPGGMIETAENLRRRYGISREAQDALALRSQQRAGRAIEAGLFDDEIVPVAVRGRKGETVVAADEHPRPDTTAEQLAELKPIMGKQDPEATVTAGNASGQNDAAAACLVTSAATAERLGLTPIVRLVSFARTGCAPETMGLGPVGATRSALEKAGLKLAEMDLIELNEAFAAQVLACTKELGLGEADHERLNVNGSGVSLGHPVGATGARILATLAREMKRREARYGLETMCIGGGQGLAAVFERIA from the coding sequence ATGTCCGACCCCACCGAAATCGTCCTCTGCGAACCGCTGCGCACCCCGATCGGCAAGTTCGGCGGCGCGCTGGCCGGGCAGCGCCCCGCCGCCCTGGCCGCGCTGCTGATCACCGAGATCGTCCGGCGTACCGGTGTCGCACCCGAGAAGGTCGACGAGGTGATCCTCGGTCACGCCTGGCCCACCTCCGACGCGCCGGCCATCGGCCGGGTGGCAGCCCTGGACGCCGGCCTGCCCGACACCGTCACCGGCGTGCAGGTCGACCGCCGCTGCGGCTCCGGTCTGCAGGCGGTGCTGGACGCGGCGATGCAGATCAAGGCCGGTTTCAGCGATGTCGTGATCGCCGGCGGCGTGGACGTGATGAGCGCGGCGCCGTACTACACCCACGAGGGCCGCTGGGGCATCAAGGGCCCGAACCTCACGCTGCACGACTCCCTGACCCGCGGCCGGGTCACCGCGGGCGGCGCGCACCACCCGATCCCCGGCGGCATGATCGAGACCGCGGAGAACCTGCGCCGCCGGTACGGGATCAGCCGCGAAGCCCAGGACGCGCTGGCGCTCCGCTCCCAGCAGCGGGCCGGGCGCGCCATCGAGGCGGGCCTCTTCGACGACGAGATCGTGCCGGTCGCCGTGCGCGGCCGCAAGGGTGAGACCGTGGTGGCCGCCGACGAGCACCCGCGTCCCGACACCACCGCCGAGCAGCTCGCCGAGCTCAAGCCGATCATGGGCAAGCAGGACCCCGAGGCCACCGTCACCGCGGGCAACGCCAGCGGCCAGAACGACGCCGCCGCTGCCTGCCTGGTCACCAGTGCCGCCACCGCCGAGCGGCTCGGCCTCACCCCGATCGTGCGGCTGGTCTCCTTCGCGCGGACCGGCTGCGCCCCGGAGACCATGGGCCTCGGCCCGGTCGGCGCCACCCGCTCGGCCCTGGAGAAGGCGGGCCTGAAGCTCGCCGAGATGGACCTGATCGAGCTGAACGAGGCGTTCGCCGCGCAGGTGCTGGCCTGCACCAAGGAGCTGGGCCTCGGCGAGGCCGACCACGAGCGGCTGAACGTCAACGGCTCCGGCGTCTCCCTCGGCCACCCCGTCGGCGCCACCGGCGCCCGCATCCTGGCCACCCTCGCCCGCGAGATGAAGCGCCGCGAGGCCCGCTACGGCCTGGAGACCATGTGCATCGGCGGCGGCCAGGGACTCGCGGCCGTCTTCGAGCGGATCGCCTGA
- a CDS encoding MFS transporter, with protein sequence MSAPTARDRTRAANRAGIGAFIGSTIEWFDFYIYGTASALVFDKVFFPELGGALGTLVAFATFWVGFLARPLGGIVFGHYGDRLGRKKTLVITLLMMGVSTTAIGLLPGYASIGVAAPVLLVCIRMIQGIGLGGEWGGSVLIASESAPKGKSVLYGAFAQQGSPVGNTLSTLSFLAISRLPDDAFISWGWRVPFLASALLVMVGLFVRLKVAESPAMAKLIEKKEVAKLPLTEVLRSHPMLIVLGIGACTIGLSATYFKSTFALSWATSALDFDRSSFLTIILVANITQIVVQPFGAVLATKMKSWSRAVCVMLIPELFLMPVMFLLIGTENYGLAMFGVAVATIPHCLYYAALAGMLASRFPAHLRYTGISLCYQLCGTLLGGTTPIIGQSLLNWTGSITAVIVYAVFQVALTMGCMLLLLRRPNHDETAADGTHGAPATAPLPAR encoded by the coding sequence ATGAGTGCGCCCACCGCACGCGACCGCACCAGAGCCGCCAACCGCGCCGGGATCGGCGCCTTCATCGGCTCCACCATCGAGTGGTTCGACTTCTACATCTACGGCACCGCATCGGCCCTCGTCTTCGACAAGGTCTTCTTCCCCGAACTCGGCGGTGCCCTCGGCACATTGGTCGCCTTCGCGACCTTCTGGGTCGGCTTCCTCGCCCGCCCGCTCGGCGGGATCGTCTTCGGGCACTACGGCGACCGGCTCGGCCGTAAGAAGACCCTCGTCATCACCCTGCTCATGATGGGCGTGTCCACCACGGCCATCGGGCTGCTGCCCGGCTACGCCTCCATCGGCGTCGCGGCGCCGGTCCTGCTCGTCTGCATACGGATGATCCAGGGCATCGGCCTGGGTGGCGAGTGGGGCGGCTCCGTCCTGATCGCCTCCGAGTCGGCGCCCAAGGGCAAGTCGGTGCTGTACGGGGCGTTCGCGCAGCAGGGCTCGCCCGTCGGCAACACCCTCAGCACGCTGAGCTTCCTCGCCATCAGCCGGCTGCCCGACGACGCCTTCATCTCCTGGGGCTGGCGGGTGCCGTTCCTCGCCTCCGCGCTGCTGGTCATGGTCGGCCTCTTCGTCCGCCTCAAGGTCGCGGAGTCCCCGGCGATGGCGAAGCTGATCGAGAAGAAGGAGGTCGCGAAGCTGCCGCTGACCGAGGTGCTGCGCAGCCACCCGATGCTGATCGTCCTCGGCATCGGCGCCTGCACCATCGGCCTGTCGGCGACGTACTTCAAGTCCACCTTCGCGCTGTCCTGGGCGACCAGCGCCCTGGACTTCGACCGCAGCTCCTTCCTCACGATCATCCTGGTCGCCAACATCACCCAGATCGTCGTGCAGCCCTTCGGCGCGGTCCTCGCCACGAAGATGAAGAGCTGGTCGCGGGCGGTCTGCGTGATGCTGATCCCCGAACTGTTCCTGATGCCGGTGATGTTCCTCCTGATCGGCACCGAGAACTACGGCCTGGCCATGTTCGGTGTCGCGGTCGCCACCATCCCGCACTGCCTGTACTACGCGGCGCTGGCCGGCATGCTCGCCAGCCGCTTCCCGGCCCACCTGCGGTACACCGGCATCTCGCTCTGCTACCAGCTGTGCGGCACGCTGCTGGGCGGCACCACCCCGATCATCGGCCAGTCCCTGCTCAACTGGACCGGCTCGATCACCGCGGTCATCGTCTACGCGGTCTTCCAGGTCGCCCTGACCATGGGCTGCATGCTGCTGCTCCTGCGCCGCCCGAACCACGACGAGACGGCCGCCGACGGCACGCACGGGGCCCCGGCCACGGCTCCGCTGCCCGCGCGGTGA
- a CDS encoding alpha/beta fold hydrolase, protein MLVGVRPTPAERSAVPAAESFVRLRGRRFAYLDPGGPGPVLLALHGHFGRGRIFAPLAAALAGRYRVVALDQRGHGLSDNGGVLAPEEYVEDAAAFLRAMDCGPAAVLGHSMGGAVAFSLAARHPGLVAALVVADMTVRNHEPETHPVLDVSAWPRRTASRAALRAAIEARGIPDASSFMDSAAEFEDGWGLLFDTDAMMASQRAFTGDLSASWTASRQPALLLRAERSFLLTRATAEWMAGARPHTELAELPGCGHWLYADDPAGFARETGRFLDTVRAGGAFPTTGSTTS, encoded by the coding sequence ATGCTCGTCGGTGTCCGTCCGACGCCGGCAGAAAGGTCCGCCGTGCCCGCCGCCGAGTCCTTCGTCCGCCTCCGTGGCCGCCGCTTCGCCTACCTGGACCCCGGCGGCCCGGGGCCGGTCCTGCTCGCGCTGCACGGCCACTTCGGCCGCGGCCGGATCTTCGCGCCGCTCGCCGCCGCGCTGGCCGGCCGGTACCGCGTCGTCGCCCTGGACCAGCGCGGCCACGGCCTCTCGGACAACGGCGGCGTACTCGCCCCTGAGGAGTACGTCGAGGACGCGGCGGCCTTCCTGCGCGCCATGGACTGCGGCCCCGCCGCCGTGCTCGGGCACTCCATGGGCGGCGCCGTCGCCTTCTCGCTCGCCGCGCGCCACCCCGGCCTCGTCGCCGCGCTCGTCGTGGCGGACATGACCGTGCGCAACCACGAACCCGAGACGCACCCCGTCCTGGACGTGTCGGCCTGGCCGCGCCGTACCGCCTCGCGCGCGGCTCTGCGCGCCGCCATCGAAGCGCGGGGCATCCCGGACGCCTCCTCCTTCATGGACAGCGCCGCGGAGTTCGAGGACGGCTGGGGGCTGCTCTTCGACACCGACGCCATGATGGCCTCGCAACGCGCCTTCACCGGCGACCTCTCCGCCTCGTGGACCGCCTCCCGGCAGCCGGCCCTGCTGCTCAGGGCGGAGCGGAGCTTCCTGCTGACCCGTGCCACCGCGGAGTGGATGGCCGGCGCCCGGCCGCACACGGAGCTCGCCGAACTCCCGGGCTGCGGGCACTGGCTCTACGCGGACGACCCCGCAGGATTCGCGCGGGAGACCGGCCGGTTCCTCGATACCGTCCGCGCCGGGGGAGCGTTCCCCACCACGGGCTCAACCACGAGTTGA
- a CDS encoding helix-turn-helix domain-containing protein, producing MARGGDGTPKSGHSPLAERLNHLFAHMHPPGAPYTNAYVAEEISEGAEYGDVTLSEQYLSMLRTGRRTNPSHEVLRALAKFFAVPVGYLVGDLSQPQADRVEEELRFLAAMRDQRVRTIALRSVGLPPEVQDSLTTIISQFRQQMDLPPDPPATSGEEPHAGH from the coding sequence ATGGCGCGAGGAGGCGACGGTACGCCGAAGAGTGGGCACAGCCCGCTCGCCGAGCGGCTGAACCATCTTTTCGCGCACATGCACCCGCCCGGCGCGCCGTACACCAACGCCTACGTCGCCGAGGAGATCAGCGAGGGCGCCGAGTACGGGGACGTCACGCTCTCCGAGCAGTACCTCTCCATGCTCCGCACGGGCAGACGCACCAACCCCAGCCACGAAGTCCTGCGCGCGCTCGCCAAGTTCTTCGCGGTGCCGGTCGGCTATCTGGTCGGGGACCTCTCCCAGCCGCAGGCCGACCGGGTGGAGGAGGAGCTGCGCTTCCTCGCGGCCATGCGCGACCAGCGGGTGCGGACCATCGCGCTGCGCTCGGTCGGCCTGCCGCCCGAGGTGCAGGACAGCCTCACGACGATCATCTCCCAGTTCCGGCAGCAGATGGACCTGCCGCCGGACCCGCCGGCGACCAGCGGTGAGGAACCGCATGCCGGCCACTGA
- a CDS encoding MAB_1171c family putative transporter codes for MFDVVYLCFAAVAWALAGYKFRAWLRDRHNADLGLTSLMTAGVATVFLFSAPSLYRAFDRLTGVANLAMVFLYSSVVVFAAGALVLLLRWTGGEDETGRRRARSRTRTVLALVVVAWAVAVTGFAVGRPDAVEHPRDFSTAYTDAPGVMLFLMLYLAIFGASLAGLGTLCPRYAAKVGPSWLARGLRVLAAGCWLGLLYCACKLVGFALSWAGSPALWLSNGVAPLSASVAAILVLVGFALPAAGPRASAWRRLRRLSPLWREATAQAPEVTMEGTRPGGWPFADLEWRANRQMAEIRDVQRGIRRYVEADAVDFARERARAVGIEAAQLAAVAEAVALRRGMDNRQAGRLPEPYAESVVVTTDMAPAAEYEHLALVADVYRSSLADTVLAELRQRSSVRERGA; via the coding sequence GTGTTTGACGTGGTCTACCTCTGCTTCGCGGCCGTCGCCTGGGCGCTCGCGGGCTACAAGTTCCGCGCCTGGCTGCGCGACCGGCACAACGCCGACCTGGGCCTGACCTCCCTGATGACCGCGGGCGTCGCCACGGTGTTCCTCTTCTCGGCCCCGAGCCTGTACCGCGCCTTCGACCGGCTCACCGGCGTCGCCAACCTCGCCATGGTCTTCCTGTACTCCTCCGTCGTGGTCTTCGCGGCCGGCGCCCTGGTGCTGCTGCTCCGCTGGACCGGCGGCGAGGACGAGACGGGCCGCCGCCGGGCCCGCTCCCGTACGCGTACGGTCCTCGCCCTCGTCGTGGTGGCGTGGGCGGTGGCCGTCACCGGCTTCGCCGTCGGCCGCCCGGACGCCGTGGAGCATCCGCGCGACTTCAGCACCGCGTACACCGACGCGCCCGGCGTCATGCTCTTCCTGATGCTGTACCTGGCGATCTTCGGCGCCAGTCTGGCCGGACTCGGCACGCTCTGCCCGCGCTACGCCGCCAAGGTCGGCCCCTCCTGGCTGGCCCGCGGCCTGCGCGTGCTGGCCGCCGGCTGCTGGCTGGGCCTGCTGTACTGCGCCTGCAAGCTCGTCGGCTTCGCGCTCTCCTGGGCCGGCAGCCCGGCGCTCTGGCTCTCCAACGGCGTGGCCCCGCTGAGCGCTTCGGTCGCCGCGATCCTCGTCCTCGTCGGGTTCGCGCTGCCCGCCGCCGGGCCCCGCGCCTCCGCCTGGCGCCGGCTGCGCCGCCTCTCGCCCCTGTGGCGTGAAGCCACCGCCCAGGCCCCGGAGGTGACGATGGAGGGCACGCGGCCCGGCGGCTGGCCCTTCGCCGACCTGGAGTGGCGGGCCAACCGCCAGATGGCCGAAATCCGCGACGTACAGCGCGGCATCCGCCGGTACGTCGAGGCCGACGCCGTCGACTTCGCCCGCGAGCGGGCCCGCGCGGTGGGCATCGAGGCGGCGCAACTGGCCGCGGTGGCCGAGGCGGTGGCGCTCCGCCGGGGCATGGACAACCGGCAGGCCGGCCGGCTCCCGGAGCCGTACGCCGAATCCGTCGTCGTCACCACGGACATGGCACCGGCCGCCGAGTACGAACACCTGGCACTGGTCGCGGACGTCTACCGCTCGTCCCTGGCCGACACCGTCCTCGCCGAGCTGCGGCAGCGCAGCAGCGTGCGGGAGCGCGGAGCCTGA
- a CDS encoding cytochrome P450 family protein — MQNTPTPDRPDPLDPTTLLDDPYAAYEQLREAGPVHRITGPDGQPAWLVTRYADVRAALADPRLSLDKRNSSNGYRGFSLPPALDANLLNMDPPDHTRVRRLVVKAFTPGRVEKLRAPVAKVAHGLLDAVEAKGAADLIADFAGPLPIIVICDLLGVPEGDRHDFRAWTDALITPDPSRPEAMKEAIGAMLRFFTGLIATKRAEPGDDLLSDLIAVRDEPDADGGVAGDRLSEDELTSLAFLILFAGYENTVHLIGNAVLALLDHPDVLAELRADPAGMPAAVEEFARYDGPAPLAIRRFPVEDVEIGGVRIPAGESVLLSLASANRDPERFPDAAKLDPHRDIFGHLALGHGIHYCLGAPLARMETQTALDALIQRFPGLRPAVPRTELRWRRTIRARGLMSLPVAW, encoded by the coding sequence ATGCAGAACACCCCCACGCCCGACCGCCCGGACCCCCTCGACCCGACGACGCTGCTCGACGATCCGTACGCGGCCTACGAGCAGTTGCGCGAGGCCGGCCCGGTGCACCGGATCACCGGGCCCGACGGGCAGCCCGCCTGGCTCGTCACCCGCTACGCCGACGTCCGCGCCGCGCTGGCCGACCCCCGGCTCAGCCTGGACAAGCGCAACAGCTCGAACGGTTACCGGGGCTTCTCCCTGCCGCCGGCGCTGGACGCCAACCTGCTGAACATGGACCCGCCGGACCACACCCGCGTCCGCCGCCTGGTCGTCAAGGCCTTCACGCCCGGCCGTGTCGAGAAGCTGCGCGCCCCCGTGGCGAAGGTCGCGCACGGCCTGCTGGACGCCGTCGAGGCGAAGGGCGCCGCCGACCTCATCGCCGACTTCGCGGGACCGCTGCCGATCATCGTCATCTGCGATCTGCTGGGCGTGCCGGAGGGCGACCGGCACGACTTCCGCGCCTGGACCGACGCGCTCATCACGCCCGACCCGTCCCGGCCCGAGGCGATGAAGGAGGCGATCGGCGCCATGCTGCGCTTCTTCACCGGGCTGATCGCCACCAAGCGTGCCGAGCCGGGCGACGACCTCCTCTCCGACCTGATCGCCGTGCGCGACGAGCCGGACGCCGACGGCGGTGTGGCGGGGGACCGGCTCAGCGAGGACGAACTGACCTCGCTCGCCTTCCTGATCCTCTTCGCGGGCTACGAGAACACCGTCCATCTGATCGGCAACGCCGTCCTCGCGCTGCTCGACCACCCGGACGTGCTGGCGGAGTTGCGCGCCGATCCGGCCGGAATGCCCGCCGCCGTGGAGGAGTTCGCGCGGTACGACGGGCCGGCGCCGCTGGCGATCCGCCGCTTCCCGGTCGAGGACGTGGAGATCGGCGGCGTGCGGATTCCGGCCGGGGAGAGCGTGCTGCTCTCGCTGGCGTCCGCCAACCGTGACCCGGAACGGTTCCCCGACGCCGCGAAGCTCGACCCGCACCGCGATATTTTCGGCCATCTCGCGCTGGGGCATGGCATCCATTACTGCCTCGGGGCCCCGCTCGCCCGGATGGAGACGCAAACCGCCCTCGACGCCTTGATTCAGCGGTTTCCCGGGCTCCGTCCCGCCGTGCCGAGGACGGAGTTGCGGTGGCGCCGGACCATCCGTGCGCGTGGCTTGATGTCGCTCCCCGTCGCCTGGTAA
- a CDS encoding serine hydrolase, which produces MGTDAVSHRTTGTLTAIAVAGALTALPAPAHAAPAAQGRALPERSVPGTATRTAAWPGPARAGTFAARPAAPPPSGISAKAWAVTDAATGRVLASKEPHRQLAPASTLKTLFALTVLPKFPAGTVRTVTAEDLKGVGEGSSLVGIKKGQRYKVADLWRGVFLRSGNDAVHVLANMNGGWQATAQEMQAKARELGAQDTTVKTPDGYDAAGQVSSASDLSLFARKGLENADFARYCGTVRATFPGGSRGPYEIVNTNRMLAGSKGVQRYPGIIGVKNGYTSKAGNTLIAAAKRDGRTLVVTVLDPVNKENAVYKEAAALLDWGFKEPRGAAEPGGTTEPGGTTEPGGTTDPGGAAEPGGATDPGGTTEPGGATDPGGAAEPGGATKPGGDTEPGGAARPEWDGQPEWDAQPEWGAQPGDAARPGDVPEPGDVPELGEVFQPEEVVVP; this is translated from the coding sequence ATGGGAACCGACGCTGTTTCGCACAGGACCACCGGCACCCTGACGGCCATAGCCGTGGCGGGCGCCCTCACCGCTCTGCCCGCCCCCGCGCACGCCGCGCCGGCAGCACAGGGCAGGGCACTCCCCGAACGTTCCGTCCCCGGTACGGCCACCCGTACGGCGGCCTGGCCCGGACCGGCCCGGGCGGGCACCTTCGCCGCCCGGCCCGCCGCACCGCCGCCCAGTGGCATCAGCGCCAAGGCCTGGGCCGTCACCGACGCCGCGACCGGCCGGGTGCTGGCCTCGAAGGAGCCGCACCGCCAACTGGCCCCCGCGAGCACCCTGAAGACGCTCTTCGCGCTCACCGTCCTGCCGAAGTTCCCCGCCGGGACGGTCCGCACGGTCACCGCCGAGGACCTCAAGGGCGTGGGCGAGGGCAGCAGTCTCGTCGGTATCAAGAAGGGGCAGCGCTACAAGGTCGCCGACCTGTGGCGCGGTGTCTTCCTTCGCTCGGGCAACGACGCGGTGCACGTCCTGGCGAACATGAACGGCGGCTGGCAGGCCACCGCCCAGGAGATGCAGGCCAAGGCCCGCGAGCTCGGTGCCCAGGACACGACCGTGAAGACGCCGGACGGGTACGACGCGGCGGGCCAGGTCTCCTCGGCGAGCGACCTCTCCCTCTTCGCCCGCAAGGGCCTGGAGAACGCCGACTTCGCGCGGTACTGCGGCACCGTACGGGCCACCTTCCCCGGCGGCTCCCGCGGTCCGTACGAGATCGTGAACACCAACCGGATGCTGGCCGGCTCGAAAGGTGTGCAGCGCTACCCCGGCATCATCGGCGTCAAGAACGGTTACACCAGCAAGGCCGGCAACACCCTGATCGCCGCGGCGAAACGGGACGGGCGCACCCTCGTGGTCACCGTCCTCGATCCCGTCAACAAGGAGAACGCGGTCTACAAGGAGGCCGCCGCACTGCTGGACTGGGGCTTCAAGGAACCCCGAGGCGCCGCAGAGCCGGGCGGAACCACCGAGCCGGGCGGAACCACAGAGCCTGGAGGCACCACCGATCCTGGAGGCGCCGCCGAGCCGGGCGGAGCCACCGATCCCGGAGGCACCACCGAGCCGGGCGGAGCCACCGATCCCGGAGGCGCCGCCGAACCGGGCGGAGCCACCAAGCCCGGCGGGGACACCGAGCCGGGCGGAGCCGCTCGGCCCGAGTGGGACGGCCAGCCCGAGTGGGACGCTCAACCCGAGTGGGGCGCTCAGCCAGGAGACGCTGCCCGGCCCGGAGACGTCCCTGAGCCCGGGGACGTACCGGAGCTCGGAGAGGTGTTCCAGCCCGAAGAGGTCGTCGTGCCCTGA
- a CDS encoding DUF309 domain-containing protein translates to MREDPAAACPHCAADAAEETGGAAAPRSAPDASPSAPDASRRRDRDAEGRARNARPRDGLGRPLPYGSPGVARQPEGVVREPAESLAEAQRLLDDGMPFHAHEVLEDAWKSGPPEERELWRGLAQLAVGLTHAARGNVTGGAALLTRGAAAIEPYAGSAPYGIDVAGLTRWAGALSASLRGPVPAAAHAPRLRAAPQR, encoded by the coding sequence ATCCGCGAGGACCCGGCCGCCGCCTGCCCGCACTGCGCGGCGGACGCGGCGGAGGAGACGGGCGGCGCCGCGGCGCCCCGGAGCGCGCCGGACGCGTCCCCGAGCGCGCCGGACGCATCCCGGCGCCGGGACCGGGACGCCGAGGGGCGGGCGCGCAACGCCCGGCCGCGGGACGGTCTGGGCCGTCCGCTGCCGTACGGCTCCCCCGGCGTCGCCCGGCAGCCGGAGGGCGTCGTACGGGAGCCGGCGGAGTCGCTGGCGGAGGCGCAGCGGCTGCTGGACGACGGGATGCCCTTCCACGCGCACGAAGTGCTGGAGGACGCCTGGAAGTCCGGGCCGCCGGAGGAGCGCGAGCTGTGGCGCGGCCTCGCGCAGCTGGCGGTCGGCCTCACCCACGCGGCGCGCGGCAACGTCACGGGCGGCGCCGCGCTGCTGACCCGCGGCGCCGCCGCCATCGAGCCGTACGCGGGCTCGGCTCCGTACGGCATCGACGTGGCCGGGCTGACCCGCTGGGCCGGTGCGCTGTCCGCGTCCCTGCGCGGACCGGTGCCGGCGGCCGCCCACGCGCCCCGGCTGCGCGCCGCCCCGCAGCGCTGA
- a CDS encoding DUF427 domain-containing protein has translation MTTGHRITVERSTDHVRVVHGGQVLADSTRPLVLRETGYPARYYLPPADVRTDLLVPSGTRTHCPFKGDASYWSLPDGPEDAVWAYTEPKDAVADIKDHYCFYETEVVDG, from the coding sequence ATGACCACAGGCCACCGCATCACCGTCGAGCGGAGCACCGACCACGTGCGCGTGGTGCACGGCGGGCAGGTGCTCGCCGACAGCACCCGGCCACTGGTGCTCCGCGAGACCGGCTACCCGGCCCGGTACTACCTGCCGCCGGCGGACGTCCGTACCGACCTCCTCGTCCCCTCCGGAACCCGGACCCACTGTCCCTTCAAGGGCGACGCGTCCTACTGGTCGCTGCCGGACGGGCCCGAGGACGCCGTGTGGGCGTACACGGAGCCCAAGGACGCCGTGGCGGACATCAAGGACCACTACTGCTTCTACGAGACCGAGGTCGTCGACGGCTGA